Proteins encoded together in one Ciona intestinalis chromosome 3, KH, whole genome shotgun sequence window:
- the LOC104265539 gene encoding inter-alpha-trypsin inhibitor heavy chain H5: protein MFGDIAIHNGFFAHHFAPPSLAAFPKLVVFVVDTSGSMFGYKLKQVKQALADSLRSLNNEDHFNIVVFGDTAEPWISGVLSTASTRSINDAITYVDAVSARGGTNMLVALQTAFAIMEPYLPSLPENETMVEDTTPFPTPVPLQPETNHFIRKRATETQTELSNYAKMIVFLTDGRPTKDDVGTDDIASRIEKINGGRVNLHTIGFGSLVDMRFLEKLAALNGGVSRRVFESLDAATQIRHFFDEVSAPVLTDVTIEYAADKVGDVTTNDVDILFSGTEMVVAGKILEGEDLSGLDELGESRPRRQITGTLRGRSFENEIEMDFDIDPDATSSITESTHQIPDFTERLWAFLKVKMLLRSANIAPNETLKKSLREEALNMSLSHNFVTPLTSLVVVRPEDRRKIEEELRKEAEAEKKRLEEERRLEEEAKRIRKKKKMLLVSEDHRFKPEFTSSLRFDAPESSMRSRGGFSGDPHFIVPLTPKINLCFNWDGEDGEIFNLLYDPVSKVMVNGDIVAIKSPPGSMKTERTYISSLYIVIPHKNFKILVRPYNVTFMPVGAQPFTLPVTSPMTFRRKGITFQMHGITNTHARIDIVIDGLNFQVICRRNNRHQFSADHVDLAVRSSDFRFGEQVDGVIGQFLNSHVMLLDGDSTDDAVIRIDEQMGQVIRTTKRRPSGDGMVDCWFARNNAKGLTRRAHERYRVDDILYEPNY, encoded by the exons TTTTTTTGCTCATCACTTTGCCCCGCCATCACTTGCTGCTTTCCCCAAGTTAGTTGTATTTGTGGTCGATACTTCAGGTTCGATGTTTGGCTACAAGCTTAAACAAGTCAAGCAAGCTTTGGCAGATTCCTTGCGGTCGCTCAACAATGAG GACCACTTCAACATAGTCGTTTTTGGAGATACAGCCGAGCCTTGGATCAGTGGTGTTCTATCTACAGCTTCAACACGCAGCATCAACGACGCAATTACTTACGTGGATGCCGTCAGCGCCAGAGGCGGCACGAACATGCTAGTAGCTTTGCAGACCGCATTTGCGATAATGGAGCCGTATTTACCGTCTTTACCAG AAAACGAAACAATGGTGGAGGACACCAcacctttccccacccccGTTCCGTTACAACCGGAAACCAATCATTTTATCCGCAAGAGAGCGACAGAGACACAAACTGAATTATCCAACTATGCCAAGATGATTGTATTTCTTACAGACGGAAG ACCAACTAAAGATGATGTTGGAACGGATGACATCGCGTCCAGGATTGAGAAGATCAACGGAGGAAGAGTCAACCTTCATACAATAGGGTTCGGATCCTTGGTCGACATGCGGTTCCTTGAGAAGCTTGCTGCCTTAAACGGAGGGGTCTCGAGACGAGTCTTTGAAAGTTTGGACGCCGCAACACAG aTCCGACATTTCTTCGACGAAGTTTCTGCACCCGTCCTCACTGACGTCACGATCGAATATGCCGCCGATAAAGTTGGTGACGTCACCACCAATGACGTAGACATCTTGTTTTCCGGTACTGAGATGGTAGTGGCTGGAAAAATACTCGAGGGAGAAGATTTGTCTGGATTGGACGAACTTGGAGAGAGCAGACCAAGAAGACAGATTACTGGAACG TTACGAGGGCGATCTTTTGAAAACGAAATCGAGATGGATTTCGATATTGATCCCGATGCGACTTCTAGTATAACAGAGTCAACACACCAG ATACCAGATTTCACGGAACGTTTGTGGGCATTTTTGAAAGTCAAAATGTTGCTGCGTTCCGCGAACATTGCCCCGAATGAAACATTAAAGAAGTCACTAAGAGAAGAAGCTTTGAACATGTCACTTAG TCACAATTTCGTTACTCCTCTGACGTCACTCGTCGTGGTTCGACCTGAAGATCGACGGAAGATTGAAGAGGAGCTTAGAAAAGAGGCAGAGGCGGAAAAGAAGCGTTTGGAAGAGGAGAGACGCCTGGAGGAAGAAGCGAAGAGGATTaggaagaaaaagaaaatgttgcTGGTATCGGAAGATCATCGTTTTAAACCCGAGTTTACAAGTTCTTTACGGTTTGATGCGCCCGAATCCTCAATGAGATCCAGGGGAGGATTTTCCGGTGATCCTCACTTTATTGTTCCTCTTACTCCGAAGATCAACCTCTGTTTTAACTGGGATGGCGAGGATGGAGAG ATATTTAATCTTCTGTATGATCCTGTATCAAAAGTGATGGTAAATGGAGATATTGTGGCGATCAAATCACCTCCTGGTTCAATGAAAACAGAACGAACATATATTTCCAGCTTGTACATTGTTATACCACACAAAAACTTTAAGATTTTG GTGCGGCCATACAACGTAACGTTTATGCCCGTGGGTGCTCAACCGTTCACGCTCCCTGTGACGTCACCTATGACGTTTCGGCGAAAAGGGATCACTTTCCAGATGCATGGTATTACTAATACACATGCTCGCATTGATATAGTGATTGACGGGTTAAACTTTCaa gtgatTTGCCGCCGAAACAACAGACATCAGTTTTCAGCAGATCACGTGGACCTAGCGGTGCGTAGCAGTGACTTTAGGTTCGGGGAGCAAGTGGACGGTGTTATCGGTCAATTCCTTAACAGTCATGTTATGCTATTGGACGGTGATTCGACAGACGACGCTGTTATTCGGATCGA TGAGCAGATGGGACAAGTTATTAGGACGACCAAAAGGAGACCATCTGGCGACGGAATGGTTGATTGTTGGTTTGCTAGGAACAATGCGAAAGGCCTTACACGTCGGGCTCACGAGCGTTACCGCGTGGACGATATTTTGTATGAGCCGAATTATTGA
- the LOC100187420 gene encoding uncharacterized protein LOC100187420 has product MDRSMRHLLLLGCFLFVLFIVSSEAKTFRLRGLVRSRRNPNKVIRRQLGALNSRILLRRGGKFRIQKCGPILGTACAELANHCHSSVLSKRSITDKDQKPQLPAFRKRMAKKLKRSRRRRRCRQKKNCRKRKTLRRVQKPKQPLKVTCGVCRSYCW; this is encoded by the exons ATGGATCGGTCAATGCGACACCTTCTTCTTCTCGGGTGCTTTctttttgttctgtttattGTTTCTTCTGAGGCGAAAACTTTTAGATTGAGAGGGCTGGTTAGAAGTCGGAGAAATCCAAATAAAGTTATACGGAGACAACTAGGAGCTTTAAATTCACGCATACTGCTCAGAAG aGGGGGGAAATTTCGCATACAAAAATGCGGTCCCATCCTGGGCACGGCGTGTGCGGAGTTGGCGAACCACTGCCATTCGTCAGTTTTATCAAAACGAAGTATTACTGATAAAG ATCAAAAGCCGCAACTACCAGCTTTCCGCAAACGAATGGCGAAGAAGCTGAAACGAAGCCGTAGGCGAAGGCGATGTCGCCAAAAGAAGAATTGCAGGAAACGAAAAACTTTACGCCGGGTGCAGAAACCCAAGCAGCCACTCAAGGTCACATGCGGAGTCTGCCGGAGTTATTGCTGGTAA